The following are encoded in a window of Roseimaritima ulvae genomic DNA:
- a CDS encoding leucine-rich repeat domain-containing protein — protein sequence MPTPSDSSAKDSSASDSSASDSSAKDSPAPRPSLAQRFRQRRRRRWVTVTLVVLVGLTLLLALSRILQPPPSTVAPPPPPPDVKQVLAEQLQQIEADSRADIFLEDVAVDDEHLLALADNDKITALKLDAGAITDAGMATIATLPELRELRLRRSPITDKGLAELAGCSELQHLNLPQSACSAQGPLQLLELKRLRSLRLGSSHARPEIARSIAKLHSLRSVHLIDIPISDEGAKVLAAMPNLESLYLDGASVTDVGWEWIFRMHPELHVHINQRHHDHDPHRHVHRKATGEQPAASDAAGE from the coding sequence ATGCCAACGCCCTCGGATTCCTCCGCCAAAGATTCTTCCGCCAGCGATTCTTCCGCCAGCGATTCCTCCGCCAAAGATTCACCAGCTCCCCGCCCCTCTTTGGCGCAGCGGTTCCGCCAGCGCCGCCGACGCCGGTGGGTAACGGTCACCCTGGTGGTCTTGGTTGGCTTAACGTTGCTGCTGGCGCTGAGCCGAATCCTGCAGCCCCCTCCCAGCACCGTCGCCCCACCACCACCGCCGCCGGATGTGAAACAAGTCCTGGCCGAACAACTACAGCAAATCGAGGCAGACAGCCGCGCAGACATTTTTCTAGAAGACGTAGCGGTCGACGACGAACACCTGCTTGCATTAGCCGACAACGACAAAATCACCGCCCTGAAACTCGATGCGGGAGCCATCACCGACGCTGGGATGGCTACGATTGCCACACTGCCCGAACTGCGTGAACTACGGCTGCGACGATCTCCGATCACCGACAAAGGGCTGGCCGAGCTGGCCGGCTGCAGCGAGCTGCAACACTTAAACTTGCCGCAATCTGCATGTTCCGCACAGGGCCCGCTCCAACTGCTGGAACTGAAGCGGCTGCGCAGCCTGCGACTGGGCAGTTCCCACGCTCGCCCGGAAATCGCACGCTCGATCGCTAAACTTCATTCCTTGCGCAGCGTCCACCTGATTGATATCCCCATATCCGATGAAGGCGCTAAAGTGCTGGCAGCGATGCCGAACCTGGAGTCCCTATACTTGGACGGCGCGTCGGTTACGGATGTGGGCTGGGAATGGATCTTCCGCATGCACCCGGAACTGCACGTGCACATCAACCAACGGCACCATGACCACGACCCCCACCGTCATGTACATCGCAAGGCGACGGGTGAGCAGCCCGCGGCGTCGGATGCCGCGGGAGAATAA
- a CDS encoding tetratricopeptide repeat protein has protein sequence MSNSKSKRWCIVLLFGFACCGGLPSERLAAQPPVAEAEDASAAAAPTKDQLIATLRQVFRLLDKEDYVAASQYFVLPPNFQPEMLNGFIQRSEISSVGIDVLERDAAFGKAVQTFGGERAAHHANRAKLDVQQCYGFYHRSDEGTGEVMAFWDGNAFKLLRLDDVGKLSIANTAAPQSVEPDGTSGGTTMPELAKLNPTQIAATPALKPVDDLAAIAQRLPELEAATTDNPLDVAARANFAMALYQLGNLPRAWTQLRVALKVNPKHGGVAKGLATVFAKWDAMGVFTVGVPPQTVTGLLGDPDERVELGEQRERYVYAHYGIDFQQGRLHETVDLRTATESMFRPREIVSADLDGRGWRCVGRHKGDGQVTALYYLPGQSNADWTEQVEVQRIIGAAAIGNIEQITEKLLSQVKSVHPDMQSHVLDTQEDSVIVALELPGSPKFAKRHQLVRLFVGYLDVHRLAYTLKVDQPSKETQSKWLAIMKAASLEKVEY, from the coding sequence ATGTCGAATTCCAAGTCGAAGCGTTGGTGTATTGTCCTGTTGTTTGGGTTTGCCTGTTGCGGCGGCTTGCCCAGCGAACGGCTTGCGGCCCAACCGCCGGTTGCCGAGGCGGAGGATGCATCCGCGGCCGCCGCGCCGACAAAAGACCAGCTGATTGCGACGCTCCGCCAAGTTTTTCGGCTGCTGGACAAGGAAGACTACGTCGCTGCCTCACAGTATTTTGTGTTGCCACCCAACTTTCAGCCCGAGATGCTGAACGGATTTATCCAACGCAGCGAAATTTCGTCCGTGGGGATCGATGTTCTGGAACGCGATGCTGCTTTTGGCAAAGCTGTGCAAACCTTTGGCGGCGAACGTGCGGCCCACCATGCCAACCGGGCCAAGCTGGACGTGCAGCAGTGTTACGGTTTTTATCATCGCAGCGACGAGGGCACCGGCGAAGTCATGGCCTTCTGGGATGGTAATGCATTCAAACTGCTGCGACTGGACGATGTCGGCAAACTGAGCATTGCCAACACTGCGGCGCCGCAATCTGTGGAGCCGGATGGGACTTCTGGCGGTACCACGATGCCAGAGCTGGCAAAGCTGAATCCTACCCAGATCGCTGCCACCCCCGCGTTGAAACCGGTCGACGACCTGGCCGCGATCGCTCAGCGGTTACCGGAATTGGAAGCCGCCACGACTGACAATCCACTGGACGTGGCCGCCCGCGCGAACTTTGCGATGGCGCTCTATCAGCTCGGTAATCTGCCTCGAGCCTGGACCCAATTGCGTGTCGCATTGAAGGTGAATCCCAAACATGGTGGCGTCGCCAAAGGCCTGGCCACCGTGTTTGCCAAATGGGATGCGATGGGTGTGTTCACCGTTGGCGTCCCTCCACAAACCGTGACCGGATTGTTGGGCGATCCAGACGAGCGGGTGGAATTGGGGGAGCAACGCGAACGGTACGTCTATGCGCATTATGGCATCGATTTCCAGCAAGGGCGGTTGCACGAAACCGTCGACCTGCGAACGGCGACCGAATCCATGTTTCGGCCCAGGGAAATCGTATCCGCGGATTTAGATGGCAGAGGCTGGCGGTGTGTCGGTCGCCACAAAGGTGATGGGCAGGTCACCGCCTTGTACTACTTGCCTGGTCAATCAAACGCCGATTGGACCGAACAGGTTGAAGTTCAACGGATCATCGGGGCCGCCGCGATCGGCAACATCGAACAAATCACCGAAAAACTACTATCACAAGTCAAAAGCGTGCACCCCGACATGCAATCTCATGTGCTCGATACCCAGGAGGACTCGGTGATTGTCGCGCTGGAGTTGCCCGGCAGCCCCAAATTCGCCAAGCGACATCAGCTGGTGCGATTGTTTGTTGGCTACCTCGATGTGCACCGCCTGGCCTACACATTGAAGGTTGATCAACCCAGCAAAGAAACACAATCCAAGTGGCTTGCAATCATGAAAGCCGCCAGCTTGGAAAAAGTGGAGTATTAA
- a CDS encoding PAS domain S-box protein: protein MVASQGPKPQDDELERLRAELKRTQQRLLQTRRDMEQREVELRLRERAVNSIQSGIVICDAINPLQPIIYVNHGFEQMTGYTAAEAVGKNCRFLQGESTDPAAVQRIRQALQDRQDCVVTLQNYRRDGTSFWNELRLAMVEDEQRNITHFVGILHDVTEQVQSERFLRRVLNSLFAFAGVCTPDGILVEANRTALEAAGLEAEDVLGQPFADTYWWAYDPEVQESLRAAIRRAANGQPSRYDVKIRIAENQLITIDFQIVPMRDDHGAITHLIPSAIDITQRLRDQERVTVLGAMAEQSNDFISIFDLSGQGLFLNAAGRELVGFDQATLIEDTNVRQFFFEKDLPKAVNLIRRVLEEGQASQEMRFRHFKTGEPIDVLWDVFRIDDPTSGEPFAMGTITQDIRQQKADKQRLIEARKKADAANRSKTEFLANMSHEIRTPMTAILGYADLLGEQLERPEDQHLLETIQDNGKHLLQIINDILDLSKIESGKLAIAQRPCSPAALVQEIGKLMQVRAADKRLQLLTAVGQNVPEVIQTDPLRIKQILINLVGNAIKFTDAGEVRLQVEYDPQSLELCFAVSDTGIGIDAASQRLLFEPFTQVDGSDTRSSGGTGLGLAISRRLAERLGGELSMESQLGVGSTFTLRLTVPEVEESATVADDVPPSAATTAPDDTEIQLDCRVLVVDDRQEIRFLAERILTSAGAEVVIAETAEQTLAVVEQAAESAQPIEVVLTDIQMPRMDGYELARRLRQQGFTRPIIALTAHALQADLDRCLAAGCDAYASKPLDRQQLLRLIAQHTR, encoded by the coding sequence ATGGTAGCGAGTCAGGGACCGAAACCCCAGGACGACGAGCTGGAACGGCTGCGAGCTGAATTAAAACGGACGCAGCAGCGGCTGTTGCAGACCCGCCGTGACATGGAGCAGCGGGAGGTGGAGTTGCGGTTGCGTGAGCGAGCGGTGAATTCCATTCAAAGCGGCATCGTGATCTGCGACGCGATCAACCCGCTGCAGCCGATCATCTACGTGAATCATGGTTTTGAGCAGATGACCGGGTACACGGCGGCCGAGGCTGTGGGCAAAAACTGCCGCTTCCTCCAAGGCGAATCGACCGATCCGGCCGCGGTGCAGCGGATTCGGCAGGCCTTGCAAGACCGGCAAGATTGTGTGGTGACTTTGCAAAACTACCGCCGCGACGGAACTTCGTTTTGGAACGAATTGCGGCTGGCCATGGTGGAGGATGAACAGCGAAACATCACCCATTTCGTTGGCATCCTACATGATGTCACCGAACAGGTTCAAAGCGAACGGTTCCTTCGTCGTGTGCTCAATTCACTGTTCGCGTTTGCCGGCGTCTGTACCCCCGACGGGATTTTGGTGGAAGCCAATCGCACAGCTTTGGAGGCGGCGGGTTTAGAAGCGGAGGACGTGTTGGGGCAACCCTTCGCCGATACTTACTGGTGGGCTTATGACCCGGAGGTGCAAGAATCGCTGCGAGCGGCTATCCGCCGCGCCGCCAATGGGCAGCCGTCGCGCTATGACGTCAAGATTCGCATCGCCGAGAATCAGCTTATCACCATCGATTTCCAGATCGTGCCGATGCGCGATGACCACGGCGCCATCACGCACCTGATTCCCTCGGCCATCGACATCACCCAGCGGCTGCGCGATCAGGAACGGGTGACCGTATTGGGCGCGATGGCCGAACAGTCCAACGATTTCATCAGCATCTTTGACCTCAGCGGGCAGGGGCTGTTCTTAAACGCCGCCGGACGGGAGTTGGTGGGCTTTGATCAGGCTACCCTGATAGAAGACACCAACGTGCGACAGTTCTTCTTCGAGAAAGACTTGCCCAAAGCGGTGAATTTGATCCGCCGCGTGCTCGAAGAAGGCCAAGCCAGTCAGGAGATGCGGTTTCGGCATTTTAAGACCGGCGAACCCATCGACGTGCTGTGGGATGTGTTTCGCATCGACGACCCCACCAGCGGCGAACCCTTCGCGATGGGAACCATCACGCAAGACATCCGCCAACAAAAAGCGGATAAGCAACGCTTGATTGAAGCCCGTAAAAAAGCCGACGCGGCCAATCGCTCCAAGACCGAATTTCTGGCGAATATGAGCCACGAAATCCGCACGCCGATGACCGCCATCCTGGGCTATGCCGACCTGCTCGGCGAGCAACTCGAACGCCCCGAAGACCAACATCTGTTGGAGACGATTCAGGACAACGGCAAACACCTGTTGCAGATCATCAATGACATTTTGGATCTGTCCAAAATCGAATCCGGCAAGTTGGCGATCGCACAGCGCCCCTGTTCTCCGGCCGCGTTGGTTCAAGAGATCGGCAAGTTGATGCAGGTGCGGGCGGCCGATAAACGATTGCAACTATTGACCGCTGTCGGCCAAAACGTACCGGAGGTTATTCAGACCGATCCTCTGCGGATCAAACAGATCCTAATCAATCTGGTCGGCAACGCGATCAAGTTTACCGATGCCGGCGAAGTCCGCTTGCAGGTGGAGTACGACCCGCAGTCGTTGGAATTGTGTTTTGCCGTCAGCGATACAGGAATTGGCATCGATGCGGCCAGCCAGCGGTTGTTGTTCGAACCCTTCACCCAGGTCGACGGATCCGATACCCGCAGCAGCGGCGGTACGGGCCTGGGGCTGGCCATCAGTCGTCGGCTAGCCGAACGTTTGGGGGGCGAATTGTCGATGGAAAGTCAGCTCGGCGTGGGCAGCACCTTCACCCTGCGGCTGACCGTTCCCGAGGTGGAAGAATCGGCTACCGTCGCGGATGACGTTCCGCCCTCGGCGGCAACTACCGCCCCGGACGATACTGAGATTCAACTCGATTGTCGCGTGTTGGTGGTCGACGATCGACAGGAGATCCGCTTTTTGGCGGAACGTATTTTGACCTCAGCCGGGGCGGAGGTGGTGATCGCCGAGACCGCCGAACAGACGCTGGCGGTCGTGGAGCAGGCGGCCGAATCAGCGCAGCCGATCGAGGTGGTGTTGACCGATATCCAAATGCCTCGAATGGACGGATATGAATTGGCGCGGCGCCTACGACAGCAGGGATTCACCCGCCCGATCATCGCTTTGACCGCTCATGCGCTCCAGGCCGACCTTGATCGTTGTCTGGCCGCAGGCTGCGACGCCTATGCCAGTAAGCCTCTGGACCGGCAGCAACTGCTGCGATTGATCGCTCAGCATACGCGCTAG
- a CDS encoding GNAT family N-acetyltransferase gives MGLTYFKRFRMELDLTEPLFDAPPLPPGYELVPWTDGLSREHAMAKYQSFHCELDANVFPCLGRRDGCVRLMREIARRSTFVPEATWLLRHHSPTSRPQAVGTVQGLRVEGWGAIQNLGVTQEHRGYGLGTILMAQAAAGFRRVGLAKMHLEVTTANTAAVRLYRKMGFRQARTVFKAAEVSHA, from the coding sequence GTGGGTCTGACATATTTTAAACGGTTTCGCATGGAGCTCGATCTGACCGAGCCCTTGTTCGACGCGCCGCCGCTGCCGCCGGGGTACGAATTGGTACCCTGGACCGATGGGCTGAGTCGCGAGCATGCGATGGCCAAGTACCAGAGCTTTCACTGCGAACTGGACGCCAACGTTTTCCCTTGCTTGGGCCGCCGCGATGGCTGTGTGCGTTTGATGCGTGAAATCGCTCGGCGGAGTACGTTTGTGCCCGAAGCCACGTGGTTGCTGCGACATCATTCACCGACCTCTCGGCCGCAGGCGGTGGGTACCGTGCAGGGGCTTCGCGTGGAAGGCTGGGGAGCGATTCAGAATCTGGGCGTCACGCAGGAGCACCGCGGCTATGGGCTGGGGACGATCCTGATGGCGCAGGCCGCGGCGGGTTTCCGGCGTGTGGGGCTGGCCAAAATGCACCTGGAAGTGACGACCGCCAACACGGCGGCCGTGCGACTGTATCGAAAGATGGGATTCCGGCAGGCACGGACGGTGTTCAAAGCCGCCGAAGTCAGCCACGCATAA
- a CDS encoding DUF1559 domain-containing protein: protein MTVNSGKLSRARSGGFTLVELLVVIAIIGVLVGLLLPAVQAAREAARRMSCSNNLKQLALACQNYHDSYRKLPPGSYDGQYAVTSRGYSWLTKTFPFIEQENLYDAIGAGKGMDALTMDSLVNNVRIRQTPIAALRCPSDVAEDISTACPNGFAAAGGSAPTSYKGVSGYNWAWGGLNISTGGSGSNHGLDVGNGCFDRYMIRINADQTTSSNTVAMRDVTDGTSNTFLVGESSNKISQHTGAWCHYNHTTGTCAWPPNYKQANGDLWPVSDWGHNYTFHSYHPGGVQFALVDGSVKFIADTIDLTLYRHLASKQGDEVVALP from the coding sequence ATGACTGTCAATTCCGGGAAGTTAAGCAGGGCTCGCAGCGGCGGGTTTACGCTGGTCGAGTTGTTGGTGGTGATCGCCATCATCGGTGTGTTGGTGGGGCTGTTATTGCCAGCCGTGCAAGCGGCCCGCGAAGCTGCGCGGCGGATGTCGTGCAGTAATAATTTGAAACAGTTGGCGCTGGCCTGCCAAAACTACCATGACTCGTATCGAAAGCTGCCGCCGGGATCTTATGACGGGCAATATGCGGTCACCAGTCGCGGCTACAGCTGGCTGACCAAAACGTTTCCATTTATAGAACAGGAGAATTTGTATGATGCGATTGGCGCCGGCAAAGGAATGGATGCATTGACGATGGATTCGTTGGTGAATAATGTTCGTATCCGCCAGACGCCGATCGCCGCGCTGCGTTGTCCCAGCGACGTGGCCGAGGACATCAGCACCGCCTGTCCCAATGGATTTGCCGCTGCCGGCGGATCGGCGCCGACAAGTTACAAGGGCGTCAGCGGTTACAACTGGGCATGGGGTGGCCTGAACATTTCCACCGGTGGTTCCGGTAGCAACCACGGTTTGGATGTCGGCAATGGTTGCTTCGATCGCTACATGATCAGGATCAATGCCGATCAGACGACTTCTTCAAATACCGTCGCCATGCGTGACGTTACCGACGGTACGTCCAACACCTTCTTGGTTGGCGAATCGTCCAACAAGATCTCGCAGCACACCGGTGCCTGGTGCCACTACAACCACACCACGGGAACCTGTGCCTGGCCGCCAAACTACAAACAGGCCAATGGAGACTTGTGGCCGGTCAGTGACTGGGGACACAACTACACCTTCCACAGTTACCATCCAGGCGGAGTGCAGTTTGCGCTGGTCGATGGTTCGGTGAAGTTTATTGCCGATACGATTGACTTGACACTCTACCGCCACCTAGCATCGAAGCAGGGTGACGAGGTGGTCGCGCTGCCGTAG
- a CDS encoding carboxypeptidase regulatory-like domain-containing protein, producing the protein MKQFSGCGISPLLLVLCALVGCGNDPGLTMTGKVTVDGSPLTQGEVTYHSTGGDTALVRTAALDAEGQYTMVAPAGNYKVTVFAEEPRSSEGADAYALPNYLVAAPFRDPDTTPLTAEVKPDAADGAYDFEVTKN; encoded by the coding sequence ATGAAACAGTTTTCTGGTTGCGGAATCTCTCCGCTGTTATTGGTCTTATGTGCTCTTGTCGGCTGCGGGAATGACCCGGGGCTTACGATGACCGGCAAGGTGACGGTCGACGGCTCGCCGCTGACGCAGGGCGAAGTCACGTATCACTCCACTGGTGGCGATACCGCTCTGGTGCGAACGGCTGCCTTGGATGCGGAGGGCCAGTATACGATGGTGGCCCCCGCCGGCAATTATAAGGTGACGGTGTTTGCCGAAGAGCCGCGTTCGAGCGAAGGGGCCGACGCATATGCGTTGCCCAATTATCTGGTGGCGGCTCCGTTTCGCGATCCGGACACGACGCCTTTGACGGCGGAAGTCAAACCGGATGCGGCCGACGGAGCGTATGACTTCGAAGTCACCAAGAATTAA
- a CDS encoding response regulator: MPHHPRDTEPQGRDSLCQSILIVEDTHAISFLLSRYLRDLADRIDVARDGHEAVRQVVRASDAQQPYDLILMDLQMPVMSGLEATLAIRNRGIQTPIVAMTAGNLDPQRCTEAGCNGYVLKPIDRLDFVGYLHSILDSV; encoded by the coding sequence ATGCCCCACCATCCGCGGGACACCGAACCACAAGGACGTGATTCGTTGTGCCAGTCGATCTTGATCGTTGAAGATACGCACGCCATCAGTTTTCTGCTCAGTCGATACCTGCGCGATCTGGCCGACCGGATTGACGTCGCTCGCGATGGGCACGAGGCAGTGCGGCAGGTCGTCCGCGCCAGCGATGCGCAGCAGCCCTACGACTTGATCTTGATGGATCTGCAGATGCCCGTCATGTCGGGCTTGGAAGCTACGCTGGCGATTCGCAATCGAGGTATCCAAACCCCGATCGTCGCCATGACGGCCGGCAATCTAGATCCTCAACGCTGCACCGAAGCCGGTTGCAACGGTTATGTGCTCAAACCCATCGACCGCTTGGATTTCGTGGGCTACCTCCACTCGATTTTAGACTCTGTCTGA